A window of Cellulosimicrobium protaetiae genomic DNA:
GCCCCCGCTGAGTGCATGAAATAGTCGCGTCCGAGGGCCTCGGGCGCGACTATTTCATGCACTCAGCGAGGGCGGGGTGGTCCGGTCAGACGAGGTCGCGGACCGCCGCGTACTGCTCGCGGATCGCCGGGACCGGGTCGGCCTCGACCACCGTGGCCGACGACGCGGCCCAGGTGGGCGGGGCGACGTCCGCCCCGGAGCCACCCGTCGCGTGCGCGGCGAGGACCCAGGCCGCCTGGCGCGCGGCGCCGTCGGCCACGTACTCGCCGGGCTCCGGGACCGTCACTGGCAGGCCGAGGACCTGCGGCGCGATGCGCCGGACCGCCTCGGACTGCGCCCCACCGCCGATGAGCTGCACGCGATCGACGCGGACGCCGAGCGCCCGCAGCGCGTCGAGCCCGTCCGCGAGGCCGCACAGCATGCCCTCGACGTACGCGCGCGCGAGGTGCTCCGGCGTCGACGTGCCGAGCCGGATGCCGTGCAGCGTGCCCGAGGCGTCGGGGCGGTTGGGCATGCGCTCGCCCTCCAGGTACGGCACGAGCACGAGCCCGTCCGCGCCGGGCGGCGCCGCGAGCGCGAGGCGAGAGAGGCCCGCGTGGTCGACGCCGAGGACGGCGCGCGCCGCGTCGAGCACCCGGCTCGCGTTGAGCGTCACCGCGAGCAGCAGGTACCGGCCCGTCGCGTCCGAGAACCCGTTGACGAGGCCGGAGCCGTCCGCCGTGCGGTCGTCGGTCACGGCGGACACGACGCCCGACGTCCCGATCGACACCGCGACGTCGCCCGCGACCATGCCGAGACCGAGCGCGGCACCGGCGTTGTCGCCCGCGCCGGGGCCGAGCAGCGTGCCGCCCTCGACCGCCGCACCGGCGACCGAGGCGTGCGCGACGCCCGCCACGGCCGAGGGTGCGACGACGCGCGGCAGCACGACGTCCGTCCGGCCGAACGCGAGCTCGAGCAGGTCGAGGCGGTACGCGCCCCGGCCGTCGTCCCCGTCGCCCCGGGTCGCGTCGTAGTACCCCGTGCCCGACGCGTCGGACGCGTCGGTGACGAGCGCGTCGAGGTCCGGGCCGAGCGGCGCGGACTCGTCGCCCGCGGGGCCGTACCCCGCGATGCGCCACGTGAGCCAGTCGTGCGGCAGCGCGACGGCCGCGACGCGCGCCGCGTTCTCCGGCTCCGCGTCGCGCAGCCAGCGCAGCTTCGTCACCGTGAGCGACGCGACCGGTACGGACCCGATCGCGTCCGCCCATGCCTGCGCGCCCGCCTCGGTCGCGGACTCGACCCGGTCGTGGGCGTCGGGGACGCCCTCGGCGAGCCGGGCCTCGCCGAGCTCGCGGATCAGGTCGCGCGCCGCGGGGGCCGAGCGTGTGTCGTTCCACAGGAGCGCGTCGCGCACGACGTTCCCCTCCGCGTCGAGCGCGACGAGCCCGTGCTGCTGGCCGCCGACGGCGAGCGCCGCGACGTCGTCGAGCCCGCCCGCCGCGGACGCGGCCTCGCGGAACGCGTCCCACCACGCGTCGGGGTGCACCTCGGTGCCGTCGGGGTGCTTGGCCGAGCCGGTGCGGACGAGCGCGCCGGTCGCGGCGTCGCGCACGACGACCTTGCAGGACTGCGTGGACGTGTCGACGCCGGCGACGAGCGTGCGCTCGTCGCCGGCGTCGGACGTCCTGGCGTCGGTCGTCACCTCAGCCGATCAGGTGCTCGAGCGCGAGCTGGTTGAGGCGCACGAAGCCGAAGTCGCGGTTCGCCGCGGCGTCGACGTCGAACTCCTCGTACGCGGTGCGGTCCGCGAGCAGGTCGGCCACGGACTCGCCCTCGCCCAGCGTGGACTGGCCGAGCTCGAACACGCCGGAGTGCGCGAACGCCTCCTGGACGCGGGAGTCGGCGCGGTACGCCGCGGCCTTGCGCGCGAGCAGGCGGTAGGTCTCCATGTTGGCGCGCGCGGAGTCCCACACGCCGACCTCGTTCTCGGTGCGCGACGGCTTGTAGTCGAAGTGGCGCGGACCCGTGTACGTGGGTCCGCCGTTCGGGAAGCCGTTCTCGAGCAGGTCGACCGTGAAGAAGGCCGAGAGCAGGTCGCCGTGGCCGAACACGAGGTC
This region includes:
- a CDS encoding xylulokinase, coding for MTTDARTSDAGDERTLVAGVDTSTQSCKVVVRDAATGALVRTGSAKHPDGTEVHPDAWWDAFREAASAAGGLDDVAALAVGGQQHGLVALDAEGNVVRDALLWNDTRSAPAARDLIRELGEARLAEGVPDAHDRVESATEAGAQAWADAIGSVPVASLTVTKLRWLRDAEPENAARVAAVALPHDWLTWRIAGYGPAGDESAPLGPDLDALVTDASDASGTGYYDATRGDGDDGRGAYRLDLLELAFGRTDVVLPRVVAPSAVAGVAHASVAGAAVEGGTLLGPGAGDNAGAALGLGMVAGDVAVSIGTSGVVSAVTDDRTADGSGLVNGFSDATGRYLLLAVTLNASRVLDAARAVLGVDHAGLSRLALAAPPGADGLVLVPYLEGERMPNRPDASGTLHGIRLGTSTPEHLARAYVEGMLCGLADGLDALRALGVRVDRVQLIGGGAQSEAVRRIAPQVLGLPVTVPEPGEYVADGAARQAAWVLAAHATGGSGADVAPPTWAASSATVVEADPVPAIREQYAAVRDLV